The DNA region CGTCGGTGGCCTTCTGGGACATGGGCGGGATGCCTGGCTGGGCGACCGGGGGCGTGCTGCCGTACTGGGGCAGCGGGGTCGTGTCGCGGTAGGCGGTGGGCGTCTCGGGGGTGGGCCGGTAGGCGTCGGTGATGATACGCGCGGCTTCGGCCGCGGCCTCGGCGTCGGTCATCGGGAGCGGGCGAGCGGGACGGTTCACGGGGTACTCCTCCCGGGCGGGCCGGGGGCCCGGCGTCGGGTGTGACGCCGGGCCCCCGGTCAGGGGGTCGGGTAGGTGTGACGGGGGTGTGACGGGCCGCTGTGAGGGCGCGTCACACCCGCTCCCGCCTAGGGGTTTGGGTGTGACGCGGCCGTCACATGTGACGGGTGTCAGGCGGCGGCGAGGACGGGGACGATGCGCCACCGGCCGGTCTGGGAGGTCGGCTGGAGACGGCCCTCCATGGCGGCGTCCTTCAGCCGCTTGGACACCCAGGACCGACCGAGGTTGTTGCGGTCGCACCAGTCCATGAAGTCCTTCGGTCCGATGACCATTTGCCCGGCCGCCTCGAACTCGTCGAGCGCGCGGGCGAACAACTGCCTGGCTTCCTCCGGGCCCGGCTTGCGGCCGGTTTCCTGACCGAACAGCGGGGTGTCGTCACCCTGCTGGGCCGGGGGAAGGTCGGCCTCGGGGTCCATGGCGGCGTCCTCGGGGTCGAGCTGGGTGCCGGTCTGGATGTCGTCGGTCTGGTCCGGCACGGCAACCTGCCCTGTCTCGTCGGTGCGGCGGCCGGTGTACGCGCGGCCGACGACCGCCTTGGCGGCTCCGGCGGTGATCGGGTCGGCCTCGGCGCCGTTGCGTACGCCCCACTGCGCGAGCATCTCCATGACGGACACGGACCGGGTGGTGAACTGCTGGGTGCGGCCGGGGGAGGCGTAGCGCTCCGGGTCGATACCGCCCGAGACGATGTAGCAGTAGCCGGGCTTGCGGTTGCCCCACGCTCCGGGGTGGGCGCCCTGGTCGATGACGGACTCGGGCAGGCTGAAACCCTCGTCCCTCGGGTCGCAGCCGAGCGCGATCACGGACGGGAGAGAGGCCCGGGTGCTGGTCGACATCTGGTCGTAGGACGGGCGTTGCAGCGAGACGATGAGGGAGACGCCGGCGGACCGGGCTTCCTGGGCGATGCCGGTGAACGCGTCGTCGCCCAGGGCGCGGAGCGTGTTGGCGGCCTCTTCCATCCACGCGACCATGTACGGCATGCCGGGGCAGCCGCACGCGGTGCGGTCCGGTCGGCAGGAGTGCGCCGGGTCGGTCTGCGTACCGGCGGCCTCCTTGGTCCATTGCCGGTAGCTGTGTCGGCCGAGCCATCCCGTTCGGGCGGGGATGACGTGCTGCAGCGCTTCGACCATGGCTTCCGTGTCTGCTCCGCCCTCGACTGCCCAGTCGTAGGCGGGGAGTAGCGGACGGAAGTCCTGGAACGCTTTGGGGTCGGACAGCCACATGATGACGTCGCTGCGGGACAGGATCTCGGTCATGAGGTTCAGGGCGGCGTCGCCCTTGCCGGACCCGGTGCCCCCGGCGATTAGGAAATGGCTGGCGTTGCGCCCGGCCTCCGGGTCGCCGGGCAGCCACACCATGAGTGGCGATCCGTCGTCGTACTGGCCGATGACCAGCGGGTCCGTGATCGAGGCGCCCGGCTGCGACGGGCCTTCCCACGGCTGAGGCTCGGTCAGCATGTCCTTGGGCACGATGACCAGGTCCCCGCGCCGGGCGGAGTCCGGGTCGGGCTGGAACCGGACTGCCGACTGCGGGAGGTCCAGTGCGGACGCGATCCGTACCAGTGCTTTCGCGACATCGTCGGTGGTCTGCTCCCCGCCCTCCAAGGCGAGCGCCGCGGTGACCCTGTTCGGCTCGACCTGCGTGCGGCCGATCATCGCCTTGGCCAGACCGACCTTTGCGAGCAGCCCCTTGTCGGCGGACTCGGTGGCCGCAGGACCGTCGGAGGTCCGCAGCGCCATCCGCACGTTCCAGGACAGGGCGAGCACCACACCGCCCATCAGGAAGGTGTCCGGCAGGATCCCGGCCAGCGGTCCTTCGAGCGCGGCCGCGGTCACCCACGCCGACGCGGACGCCACGGTGATGGCGGAGTGCAGGCGCCGCTGCGGGCTGGTCTCCCGACCGGCCCACCACGTGGCGCTGGTCAGGGCCACGGCGGACAGGGTCAGCCCGACCCCCGCCCCGACCGAATCGGCCCACAGCAGGTGCGCACCGCTCCCGGCGACACCGATTCCGACAACGCCGAGCCACGGCGGGAGGTGCGGCTTGGCCCGGTGCAGGAGGTACGCCCCGATGCTGCCGCCGGTCGTCGATGTGCTGTGGTCGCTGCGGGTCCTCATCCGTTGTGCCGTCCTTTCCAGCTCTCGTTCCATGTCTCGTCCGTCCTGGTCAACCCACCGGCGGCTCACTGCGCGGTCCAGTTCATGCGGGGCCGCTCCGGGCGCTGGGCGCGGTGGCGGTGGGCGCCGAGCTCGCCCTCGTACTCCTGCTGGAACTGGGCGTAGCAGGCGGCGGCGAGCTTGGCGGCGTTGCGCAGCTCGTCGGCCGCGCGCTGCATCTTGCGAGAGACCTTGAAAGCCCTGATCTTGGCGCCGCCCATCCGGCCGTCCGGGTCCGGGACGGTGCTCAGCACCGCCTTGAGGATTTCGGCGCCCATCGCGACCTCGAAGGAGAGCATCACGGCCGCGGCCCGCAGGCTGTTGCAGTAGTCGCGGATCTGAGCGGGGCTGCTGAACTCCGGTGCCGGGAGCAGGCCCTGAGCGCTCTTCGTGCCGCCCTGCTTCGGCACCTTGTTGTTGTTGATCGTGAGGTTGATCGGCGGGACGACCGATGCGCCCATCGCGCCGACGAAACCGCCGGCCATCGCGCCCGCGTTCGCGAACTTGTCGCTCTTGTCCGTGCTGCTACGCACACCGCCGCGCCTGTTGGCACGGGGCGGCGGCCCGTACGGCTGCTGTCCCTGTTGCCGCGCGAAGTTGTTGACCCCGTTGCTGTTGCTTGCCATGGTGATCTCCTTTTCAGGCGGAGAGGAAGAGAGCCGCGACGAGCAGGGCGGCGATGTGGGCGGTCTGATCGACGTGCGCGGCACCGCCGTTGGCGGCCCAGGTGCTCTGGCGGGCCAGGCGCATCCAGGCGGCGACGGGCCAGCGCCGGTCGATCACGGCGTGAGTGGCACCGATCCACAGGACCGCGGCCAGGGTGGGCAGCAGCGGGAGCCGCCAGCCCAGGACAGTCGAGCCCAGAGCGAGCAGGAGCGCGCAGACGACGACATGTGTGGAGGCGTGGGAGGCGTTGGCCGTCCAGCCCTTGACGCCGGGCCCGG from Streptomyces sp. NBC_01591 includes:
- a CDS encoding DUF3307 domain-containing protein gives rise to the protein MFADLAFLLYVGHLIADYPLQTDHQAECKAGPGVKGWTANASHASTHVVVCALLLALGSTVLGWRLPLLPTLAAVLWIGATHAVIDRRWPVAAWMRLARQSTWAANGGAAHVDQTAHIAALLVAALFLSA
- the traA gene encoding plasmid transfer protein TraA, with the protein product MASNSNGVNNFARQQGQQPYGPPPRANRRGGVRSSTDKSDKFANAGAMAGGFVGAMGASVVPPINLTINNNKVPKQGGTKSAQGLLPAPEFSSPAQIRDYCNSLRAAAVMLSFEVAMGAEILKAVLSTVPDPDGRMGGAKIRAFKVSRKMQRAADELRNAAKLAAACYAQFQQEYEGELGAHRHRAQRPERPRMNWTAQ
- the traB gene encoding plasmid transfer protein TraB produces the protein MRTRSDHSTSTTGGSIGAYLLHRAKPHLPPWLGVVGIGVAGSGAHLLWADSVGAGVGLTLSAVALTSATWWAGRETSPQRRLHSAITVASASAWVTAAALEGPLAGILPDTFLMGGVVLALSWNVRMALRTSDGPAATESADKGLLAKVGLAKAMIGRTQVEPNRVTAALALEGGEQTTDDVAKALVRIASALDLPQSAVRFQPDPDSARRGDLVIVPKDMLTEPQPWEGPSQPGASITDPLVIGQYDDGSPLMVWLPGDPEAGRNASHFLIAGGTGSGKGDAALNLMTEILSRSDVIMWLSDPKAFQDFRPLLPAYDWAVEGGADTEAMVEALQHVIPARTGWLGRHSYRQWTKEAAGTQTDPAHSCRPDRTACGCPGMPYMVAWMEEAANTLRALGDDAFTGIAQEARSAGVSLIVSLQRPSYDQMSTSTRASLPSVIALGCDPRDEGFSLPESVIDQGAHPGAWGNRKPGYCYIVSGGIDPERYASPGRTQQFTTRSVSVMEMLAQWGVRNGAEADPITAGAAKAVVGRAYTGRRTDETGQVAVPDQTDDIQTGTQLDPEDAAMDPEADLPPAQQGDDTPLFGQETGRKPGPEEARQLFARALDEFEAAGQMVIGPKDFMDWCDRNNLGRSWVSKRLKDAAMEGRLQPTSQTGRWRIVPVLAAA